The Pan paniscus chromosome 12, NHGRI_mPanPan1-v2.0_pri, whole genome shotgun sequence genome window below encodes:
- the LOC134728639 gene encoding large ribosomal subunit protein eL21, with protein sequence MTNTKGKRRGTRYMFSRPFRKHGVVPLATYMRIYKKGDIVDIKGMGTVQKGMPHKCYHGKTGRVYNVTQHAVGIVVNKQVKGKILAKRINVRIEHIKHSKSRDSFLKRVKENDQKKKEAKEKGTWVQLKRQPAPPREAHFVRTNGKEPELLEPIPYEFMA encoded by the coding sequence ATGAcgaacacaaagggaaagaggagaggcacccgatatatgttctctaggccttttagaaaacatggagttgttcctttggccacatatatgcgaatctataagaaaggtgatattgtagacatcaagggaatgggtactgttcaaaaaggaatgccccacaagtgttaccatggcaaaactggaagagtctacaatgttacccagcatgctgttggcattgttgtaaacaaacaagttaagggcaagattcttgccaagagaattaaTGTGCGTATTGAGCACATTAAGCACTCTAAGAGCCGAGATAGCTTCCTGAAACGtgtgaaggaaaatgatcagaaaaagaaagaagccaaagagaaaggtacctGGGTTCAACTAAAGCGccagcctgctccacccagagaagcacactttgtgagaaccaatgggaaggagcctgagctgctggaacctattccctatgaattcatggcataa